The genomic segment TATTGCACTACTTGGACAGTCTGGAATGGGCAAAACTGTACTTGTCAAAAAGATCTGCCATGAATGGTCAACTGGGAAGTTTGGTCAGTTCAGCTTTGTCTTTTATTTTGAGTGTAGAAATATGGATGTAAGTAAGCAGTACAGCTTTAAGGACTTCCTTTTCAAGCTGTCTTCTTGTGCTCAAGAGAAGAACATAGATGTGTACCAGCATATTCTAAGGAATTCGGAGAAGGTGCTTCTTATCTTTGATGGTTTTGATGAATTTCAGGACCCAGAAGGTCTTCTTCATGGCTCCTTTACCACATCACCTAGTAAAACCAATAAAGCTAAGGACTTATTCACTGGCCTTTTCCAGAAGAAGCTCCTACGTGGGTGCACCCTGCTGATAACTGCAAGAGTCAGAGAAAGACTCAATCAGTACTTGGGAAAAGTTGATAAAATCATTGAGATGATGGGCTTTTCTCCTAGTCAAGTGGAATGGTACATCAAAGAGTATTTTAAGGAAAGGCCAGATTTCAGCAATGCACTAGAATGGATAAAAGGTTATCCATATGTGTTCAGCTACTGTTATATTCCTTTCATGTGTAAAATGATGTGCTTATTTGCAGAGGAGAATTTAAAGACTCGAAACAAAGAGCTACCTTTGTCTTTAGCTGCtttatatgaaggcttgtttcaGAAAAACTTGCATGCTCATGGCACTTGTATTGCTGATGGGGCAGAGATCCAAAATCGCACAGTAGACGTGTCATGTCTTGATTttgaatctgaaaaaaaaaattcattagaaTTACAAAGTCAAAGCCTACCTTCTGACACTGGAGATGCACTGGGACTGGGTCAAGGCACTGTCACACCTTCTAATGCACTGGCACTGGTTCaaaacttttattttgcagttaaTATGCTTGACAAAATAAATGACAGGAACTTGGTTAGATATGTCTCTTTTGATCCTAAAAAGAGAAGGAACCAAGAAAGTTGTCCAGACATGGTACGGAGATTCCTGATTGGTCTGGTGTGTTACAACAATGGGATTTCCAGTTCAAAGTTAACCAAACatgttaaaaaacaaaagaaaatgatTGCATATTTTCAAACCTTGGAGCTTTCAGAGTTCTGCCCTCAGAGACTTCTTGAAGTTTTACATTGTGTATATGGAACAGATAACCTGCGCCTCATAAGTAGTTTAGACGTTACACTAGATAAAGAACTTTCATTTTTGGACACTCGACTTACCCCACCTGATGTGTTTGTATTGAAGAAGGTTTTGCAAAGGTCAGAAGAAAAGGTTTCCTTAGATCTCAGGAAGACTGGTATTGATCAGAAAGGTTTAAAAGAACTGATTAGCCTGAAAAAAATACGCTCATATAGGTaggtaaatatactacagttattttgGTCTTCATGTCTTTGAATCTCATCAACCAACtgggattatttatatttttgtcaGAAAATGAAATGCTTATTAATGATAAAATAAGATAAGATAATGAATAGAACAGAGAAAAGAAAGACGTCTGGCACCTCTAGCAATTCAAAACTCCTATGATATGCAGTGATGGTTTCCAGCGTTCAGCACGTGTGTCAGTCTTAATATGGTCTGGATCGGGGTGGTGCTCTCATCCCAAGATGAAAAGACCACAGCAAATACAAGTACTGTAGAATATGGGGATAATGCACTCACCAACAGCTTGATTGTTGAGAAATCCAGGCTTTATTCAACTCAAATACAGACACACAGGGAGCATCGGTGGAAAGGTGAGACGGGGGGGGTACCCAGGGGCGGCAACAAGTTTTGCGCACAAAGGCGCTTCCTCTATATAGTacgggccagaggaagcgcctttGTGCGCAAAACTTGTTGCTGCCCCTGTGTACGCCCCCCGCCTCAGCTGTCTACCGAtgctccctgtgtgtctgtctgtttgGATGTATCCTCATGCTTTGAGTTGAATAAAGCCTGGATTTCTCATCGATCAAGTTGTTGGTGAGTGCACTATCCCCATATTCTACAGTGCTTGTATAAGATAAGATAATTGTTCTCATCTTTTCCACAAAGATGAGAACTTGCTCTACATTGCTAGCTGCTGAAGGTAGCTTCGAATGTATAttgaacccttaaaggggtattccgcccctagacatcttatcccctatccaaaggataggggataagatgtcagatagccgcggtcccgctgctggggacccctggaatccccgctgcggcaccgcactatcattacagcaaagagcgagttcgctctgcacgtaatgatgggcggtacaggggccggagcatcgttacatcacggctccgcccctcgtgatgtcatggcccgcccctttcaatacaagtctatgagagggggcgtggcggtcgtcaccccccctcccatagacttgcattaaggggacgggccgtgatgtcacgaggggcggcgccatgacgtcacgctgctacgtccgtatcgcccgtcattacgcacagagcgaacccccggggatcccgggggtccccagcagcgggaccgcggcgatctgacatcttatcccctatcctttggataggggataagatgtctaggggaggaatacccctttaagaggccttAAGACATGGAGCATTACATTGCTTGTATGACTTTATATGCCAGTTTGCCAGTCCTCTCAGGGAGACACACTGCCTTCTCAGTGCCACATTGAAATTCTCTCTTCGGCctgacgaggggcaagaaccCAAAACCGCTGTCTACAGATAGGTAACTGTCCCTTCTGGGAGAGATTCTGACTTGTCATATAATCTCCAATTATGTTTTAGGCCCCTTAAAGTGTACATCCAATGATGCTTGTTTTTTTAATTCACGGGAAACGTGAAGGCCGAAGACTTGCCCTGAGACTATTGTGATTTGCCCGCAAATTTTAAAATGATATCCTCCCGCCCGACTATTGCTTGATGTACACTTTAAAGGTCGTTTGTTTGGGAGAACAATTTTAATTTTTCTATAGGACCTTCCCTCCAAatccttttttttcctgttaaatgaaaaaaaaaatttgtttggcTATGGTTATATACATCTCCAGTATCTAATGTGACTCAGATGTTTCATGCCcagttttagggtatgttcacatggttcATAAAAAAGTCAGGGAAAAAGTACCTCCAAAACAGCTTGGGAAGTGcacacactgtttaaaaaaacatgGGACTTACAGAAGCTTTTTTAAACACTGTGGCCCTGAtttacatgttttgtcgggttgtgcgccagattctgtctgctccagaatttacgccagaattgaaaaaaaccccgaccaactctccgttttactgagaaaaccctaaAAAGGGTCATGGTCGTTGGGGAGGGGCGTGGTCATTGAAAAGGGGTGTgcccctgacattttcacaaaaacccaacatatttactaaggtttcctcagaaaatgtggtggatttgagctgaggaaaaccctacagatcagagcatgtgtaaaaagcaaaatgacgggaaatcttagtaaataccaaggaaaaaatttaaactacactccacttttagtaaatcagggcctgtaTGTGCTGAGAGTCACTTTTTCATTGACTTTCATTGTGCAACTTATAAGAGTAAAAATATGGTCGTATTTTACTCTATTTTACAGatgtatttttctatttattttacgATGTATGAACGTGGCCTAAGACAGCCTTGGCTCACTATACAATGGTTTTGCATAGTTCGCTGACTAACCTCACTTATTTGGGTACTGTAAATGAGCCTGAGCTTTGTAGATAGCAAAGGAAATATCAGAATGAAATTACATTAGATAAATTCCATTCATCTGTTTTCTGCAGAGCCTCCCTCAGTGATACGGTTAACCTCTGGAAGATGTTGCTAGCTAACGGGCATACTGTACTACTGAAGAAGTGCATCAAAAAATTCACTTTAGAACCTTTCAAGCTAGAAAGCCTGAAAGATGTCACAGACCTAAAAGCTCTTGTAGACATCCAGAATGACGTTTGTAACTGGTAAGAATTTACATTAGGGGCTGTTCACAATGGCATAACTCTACTATCACAGGAGCCATTATGTACATAATGGGAgcgatatatcaaaacctgtccagaggaaaagttgcccatagcaaccaatcagattgcttcttttatttttcaaaggccttcttaaaaatgaaagaagaaatctgattggttgccatgggcaactgggcaggttGTCCTATGCACAAGTTTTTatcaatctcccccaatgtatatacATTGCCATAATGAAATTCATCAATTCTTAATTCTGCGccctttttatttatatacagcGCTTTAAATTCATGCCTGGAAATTACGGaaattcctgctgtgaaaaatctGAAGAGGCTCACATTTGGGTATGTCGGTGAATTGATTCAATAATATCTTTACTAGACCTGCTTGTTATTTGCAGCTTGCAAGTGCTAAAGTAATTTAAACAGTTATATGGAAGCCTTGATGCTCGTTAAAAGGTTGAATTCCTCTTTCTCAGCTCTGCTCATATCTCCAAAACAGCCCATATAGGAATAAAACCCTCTTTATTAAggaagcttaaaggggaactaactggtgccagaaagctaaacagatttgtaaattacctctattaaaaaatatttgtccttccagtacttattagcagctgtatgctacagaggaaattctttttcttttttaatttcttttttgtcttgtccacagtgctctctgctgacacctgatgcccgtatcaggaactgtccagagcatgagaggtgtcagcagagagcactgtggacaagacaaaaaagaaattcaaaaagaaaagaatttcctctgtagcatacagctgctaataagtactggatggattaagatttttaatagaagtaatttacaaatctgtttaactttctggcaccagttcatttaaaaaaaaaaaaaagttttccaccggagtacccctttaagtattatatTGTTGTTCAAATAAATAAAGAGCAGGCCTTATGACTATGCTGTATCTGGTTGGCTGGTTTCAGATTTCAGCTAATAATGGAacattaggcctctttcacactatgaaatatctccgtttaggaacttccgtcagaagttccgtcactatatcggcgaaacccggccgttacaaaagccctgacggccgtgactaaattgcattgcagcctatggggtcttgtaactgcccgtttgcacccgcatatgcctgtaattcattacgggcgttatatagtgacgggacatcgtgacggaaaaattattaataataataataagtgctGATCTATAAGATAAAAGGGCCCCAAGACTGACATTGAGTGTCTTCTAGAGTTGCATAAAGAAAGGGACTTCTGGTCCACACATTTACTGCAGTGTGAATTGCCTTGTCACTTTTGAGAGCAGCATTTTAGTAGGGAAACAAAGCCACCCGATAAAAGTAGGAGCAGACGGTGGTGATTTTAGGAGGGAAAAAGTGTTTCTGGAGTGCCTCTTCAAAAGCACTTACCACCCTATGGTCCTGTAGGATTAAGTTCTACAGTCTTTGCTATAATATTTATGCAGTGTTTTATTTTGTGACCATGTTTTTGTGCCTTAGGCTCGGAAAGAAACACGGACAAGATGGCTTCTTGAAGCTTGTGGAAATTCTCCCCAAACTACCTGCTCTTCAACACTTAGAGTAAGCATTTCAATGTCATAGGAACatgaatatgtatatacataAGGAAGCATGATGACTGAAACAACTGAAAAAAGGATCAACAAAGCTGATTTGTAATCAAATGAAAGGTCAGCTTTGATAAGGTCATACATCAGCTTAGAAGGTCCTTAAGGAGAAGAAAGAAAGGCTGAAGAGAAGCCCGTTAAAGAATTGCTTTTCTGTTGGACTTTACTGATAACAGATTCTGTAGAACgcaaactaattttttttaaataaaaacctatGGAGAAAGTGTGTCCATAATTAATCTTCAAGCAATTTAGTCAAAAACTTCCAAAGAGGGTATTTGCATCTTctcgtgcagtttttttttttttattaggtgcAACACATAGTATGATTGTAGCCTTGAGTAAACTGAATTATAATTTTTAGCCAGAGGGCTCTTTAGTCTAAAACACATAACCTTATTTTGCTTTTTTCCTATAATGAACACAgtttttctgactgtttgagatttcacttatttttaatAGAAGGCCACATAACACGGTTGCAGGCATGATCAGATTGGAGATGTAGTGTATATTATTTCACATTGTAGTTTCATATAATCGGTTAGTGGTAGTTacgaaaacatttaaaaagtaaGTTTGTTACTATTTAACTTTTTCCTGATAATTGTTTTCCTTTTCCTCTCAAAAATTTCCACAGTCTGAACAACCTGACAGAGAATCACATTGGCGATAAAGGAGTTGAGAAACTGGCAGAAAAATTTCCTGAACTTCAATGTCTCCAGGCCCTGGAGTAAGTGTTAGAAAATCATTAATAAATTTGAGGAAGTGATCTGAATTTGAAAGAACTAGAGGAAAGGAATGTAACTTGGGCTTCTGGCCATCATTgtgatgttaaaggagtactccggtgaaaaccttttttcttttaaatcaactggtggcataaagttaaacatatttgtaaattactttgattaaaaaaatcttaatccttcctgtacttattagctgctgaatactacagaggaaattcttttctttttggaatgctctctgatgacatcacgagcacagttctctctgctgacattataataacactttatttattgttgtccttagtgggatttgaacccaagtccccagcactgcaaggcagcagtgctaaccaatgagccaccatactgcccttagcatacatctgctatgcatggttgctaaaatggacagagatgtcagcagagagaactgtgcttgtgatgtcatcagtgttccaaaaagaaaggaatttcctctgtagcattcagcagctaataagtactggaaggattaagattttttaatagaagtaatttacaaatatgtttaactttctgccactagttgatttaaaagaaaaaaggctttcaccggagtacccctttaaatttcacacaGAATTACGGTGATACAGTCTAATGCATGCAGCAGTGTTATTGAAAAACGTAGTTTATATTTAATTTAATATTACTTCAAATTTCTTGTTTTTTCATCTATTCtagccacttaaggacccagggcgtacctgtacgccctgagtctactccctttctataacgcggggccacgccgtgtccCTGAGTCATAACGGGTTGGGCCCagtctctaacaacggctgggacccttggcttatagcgcgcggcactgaacgcggtgccacatgctattaaccctttagacgcagctttcaaagttgattgccgtgtctaaagtgaaagtaaactactcccggctagctcccgatgaaatcgcggcatctcgaacagctggaggacacacagagggtccctaccttcctcctgcgtgtccgatcgccgaatgaaaaagctaataaagatcatttaaccctttccctaataaaagtttgaatcaccccctttcccatttaaaaaataaaccgtgtaaataaaaacatgtggtatcgccacgtgcgtgaaTGTCAgaattgtaaaaataaatcattaattaaactgcacagtcaatggcgtacacgcaaaaaattccaaagtccacaatagcgtatttttggtcactttttataacatgaaaaatttatataaagcaaccaaaaaatcaaatcaatacaaaaatggtaccactaaaaacttcagatcacagaacaaaaattgagccctcataccgccccgtacacggaaaaataagaaagttataggggtcagaagatgacaatttaaatgtataaattctcctgcatgtagttatgattttttccagaagtaggccaaaatcaaacctatataagtagggtatcattttaatcgtatggacctacagaataaagagaaggtgtcatttttacccaaaaatttactgtgtagaaacagaagcccccaaaatttacaaaatgtcgtttttttcttcaattttgtcgtacaatgattttttttctgtttcgctgtagtttttgggtaaaatgactgatgtcattacaaagtagaattggtggcacaaaaaataagccatcatatggatttttaggtgcaacattttaagaattattactttttaaaggtaaggaggaaaaagtgaaagtgtaaaaacggaaaaaccccggttcCTTAAGGGGCTAGCCATGTTAGAACAGGTACAGGTTACAGGTTGTGGAATTTCTCAaacaggacctgtggccaaccccccaaaaattacacAGCATTGACAGTAGTTTAGGTTTCAATCTGAGTAGTTCAGATGTGgtttatattttaattttgtgAATCAGTTAGATGGGCATAAACTAAATATTAATATTAGGAGTGAAATtactaaatttttttaatttggagTAATCTGATGCCCAGGAACATTATTTTTGGTAACATGAATATCCAGCAGATATAAAACACTGGTTGTGGTTTTACATGCAATAATGCGCTGAAAGACTCCCTTTACAGGGAACCTGTCATATTCAACAAGCAGCCCTATCTAGGAGCAgcatgttatagatcaggaggtTCTTAACGGATTGatatatataggtttgtaaaataaaaaggttCAGTATGACCTTTAATCTATTGAATATAATCTTTGTCCATTCTGGTCTTAGGAGTCCACTTCCTTGTGTACAGAGATAACGGTCACTCActgattaggaccgcccactggactctggAGCACAGAATAAGATTGTAATTAATATTACAATGTATAAGGAAACTGCACTATGAACTGTTGATTTTAGGAATTAGAAGCCTAAAAACTCCAATACTAAAAATCTATAAAATGTGTATTAGTAAGAACTCAAGATAACAATCTTTTTATGTTTTTCCCAGTCTGTCACAGAATAACATTACTGGTGTGGGAGCAAAGAAACTAGCAGCTGCTCTGCCATCTCTGCACTCATTACAGACACTTAGGTAAATGAAAGAACGGTCATAGTGAGGGGGTCTTCTTTATATGATTCATTGCAGAACTCTACAAATATATTTGTGTACATACCGGTATCTGGTACTGTATTTCCTGTAATTGTTTTTCAGAATGAGCTCATTTCACAAAATCTGCACTGTCAGTTATAACAAGTTGTGAAAAACGTTTATCGGACGGGATTTTTCTTTTTGCAAGTTAACAACCTTGTTACACCTGCAGGAGAGAATGGCGACTTGCAAAGCAATGCAAATAGTTGTGTCTTACCAATTTTTATCGTCATTGTACTGTACATTCTTGCCTATTTGTATCCGATGGTGCACAATGTTATTGATTTAATATCACAATTGCATTCAGAAAGTGTTCAGACCCGTccacttttttcttcttcttttgttatgttgcagtattgtgctaaaataaaaaaataaaaaatccaagaCATTTTCCATCAACACTCAGTGCCCCATAacgagaatgtaaaaaaaaaatgttttgacatttttgcaaatgtattaaaaaggaaaactaaaattttgcatAGACATAAGTATtctgaccctttgctatgacaccagACACCCCTGTCTatgtaaggtctcacagctgacaacgtatgtcagagcaaaaaccaagcaatgaggtagaaagaactgcctgtagagatcaaacactggattgtgtggaggcacagatctggagaagggtacaaaaaaattCAGCTGCATTGTAAGTTCCCAAGAGCAAAgcagcctccataattcttaaatggaagaagatTGGAACAATCAGGACTCTTTTTAGATATATCCATCCCACCAGACTATGTAGTCGGGGGAAatggccttggtaagagaggtgaccaaaaaGACAGTAGTCACTCTTGCTGGGCTCCACAGATCCTGTCTGCAAAGGGGAGAAACATttcgaatgtcagtgcagcgctccaccAATTTGGGTTTCATGGCAGAGTAGCCAGAAATAATCCTTTTCTTAgtaaaaagacacatgaaaggtTTCCTGGAGTTTGCAAAATAAAGCATGAGAGAAACGCGATTCTTGGGTGTAGCAATACCAAGACTGAACTTCCTGGCCTCAAATAAGTGTAAATTCTgggggaaatcaggcactgctcatcatctgcccaataccaccaacacagtgaagcatggtggtggcagcatcatgctgtggaggtgtttttcagcagctgggacaAGGAGACTAGTCAGGGTTGAGAAAAGGCCAATAGATTAAAGTAcaaagatattcttaatgaaaacttgATGCACAGTGCTCTAGTCCTCGGACTGGGTGAAGGTTCACCTTTCAACATGACACTGAatttaagcacacagccaagacaacactggATTGGCCTAGGGACAATACTGTGAATTTCATTGAggtgcccagccagagccctgacccaATCAAACATTTTGGGAGGAACCTAAAAATGGCTTGCACCGACGGTCCCCAACCTGGCAGAGCTTGAGATGATCGGCAGGGAAGAATATCAGAAAATCCCGAAATCCAGGCGTGCTAACCTTGTGGTATCATACCCGGGAAGACTGGAGGGTGTAATCCCTGCGACAGGGGCTTCAGttaggtactgagtaaagggtctgaatacttatgtcaatacaatattttagtttttccttttccacaaattagcaaagatttatcACATTCTATTTCCCTCTGTCATTATGCTTATCAGGCACAAGATCATGATGTTTAATCAGATcatcttaaaaagtacctgtcaccaaaaaaaacagttctaaactaactcaggctatgttccctaacttctcctaacacccctccagccctttcagagctttaaaaagctgtatatcatacctttattctggctcacatagtgcaatttcccagcaggagaaagagaAAGTGTTTccaagcaggcatgacatcactgaagcctgctgggggaccacttccaccctcacatggttgcagtgctgtgataaaTAGAAGATCTCAGGCTCTGTACATGTTTcattctgtgttgctatcagtgaggttctcctgcagctttcagtctgtgcagctttctgtgagaatctgtggagctttcactttctgtgcagctgacaatcaagctcagtgcagagaaacacttcctgagtttggactcctgccaggacgagaggagaccaaactcacagtATAAATTgtgacagggaacagaacagtgcCACCTAGAGGCTgttttttatataacattttaaacatatttatgttgataattttaaaagcaagtgaatgggaaagtgtctgctaattacacaaggaacactatattaaaagatttatttggtgacaagtactctttaaatgtTCTGAATAACGGAGAAGTAAAGTTAAAGTTCAACCATCAGGTAGGATAGAATTCTTAAACGGCACACACAATGCATAGACTTAACAAGCCTCATCCAGCCATACTTGTGTTTACATAGTAGCGTTCCTTATGTCCATAAAAACAGCTGGATGAGACTTGTTAAGTCCTAatgcactgtgggggagatttatcaaaacctgtgcagaggaaaagttgcccagttgcccatagaaaccaatcagatcgcttctttcatttttaacaaggcctctgcaaaatgaaagaggcgatctgattggttgctatgggcaactgggcaatgtttcctctgcacaggttttgataaatctcccactgtgtgtgcagcataaCAAGCCTATCTTCTacttgacagttgcactttaaccagttaaggacccagggtgtatgggtacgtcctgacaccctggtacttaaccccttggggacggagcccattataaccctaaggacgggagcattttttaaaaatctgacatctatcactttatgcattaataagtaTCCAGAACTAAAGAGAAGCAAGGGGTCCGACACTGCAGTCCAAACTAACAGTCTATTACGGAGCTTGACACCTGTACTGATACCTGGGGGGCAGTTCCGGGGGTGCACTCAATATAGAAACGCAACTTCTTCTGAATTTTATgtatcaataactctgggatgcttttacttataaatttgattctgagatgtttttttcaggacatattctactttatgttagtggtaaattttcatccatacttgcatcatttcctggtgaaaaattcccaaatgtcaggaaaaattagaaaatttagcatttttctaactttgaagctctctgcttgtatcataaagtggacatgtttttactttttgaagacatcagagggcttcaaagtatagcagcaattttccaatttttcacgaaaatttccaAATCagagtttttcagggaccagttaagtttagaagtaaatttgagggtctttatgttgcaaATCCCttatgatggaccccattatgaaaactgcacccctcaaagtatttaaaatgacattcaaaaagtttgttaaccatttaggtgt from the Hyla sarda isolate aHylSar1 chromosome 8, aHylSar1.hap1, whole genome shotgun sequence genome contains:
- the CIITA gene encoding MHC class II transactivator isoform X4: MMTYFQCSRRQSPHSQKPRQKRKMKSTDTSELNESCTENETPKSLSLTHIPYLLTPAGSLVGSGNTCHPGPFPVVQGSHFQFKIILCPAPVPGSVLSCVPTTPPIPEHNAFSTNRSIPMSPDRRVSCSPFAPSAADLPNSPEAASMHCPSIEIDTDNTNKCKETQVQHVQQEKQQEKHKLVNSFIEAQKQLCLKTFALEQDSLYTETMLVNSRINPKTGKVVSKTAEKELLNYDLAEKERHTLELLNLFDDPKEMETKIIALLGQSGMGKTVLVKKICHEWSTGKFGQFSFVFYFECRNMDVSKQYSFKDFLFKLSSCAQEKNIDVYQHILRNSEKVLLIFDGFDEFQDPEGLLHGSFTTSPSKTNKAKDLFTGLFQKKLLRGCTLLITARVRERLNQYLGKVDKIIEMMGFSPSQVEWYIKEYFKERPDFSNALEWIKGYPYVFSYCYIPFMCKMMCLFAEENLKTRNKELPLSLAALYEGLFQKNLHAHGTCIADGAEIQNRTVDVSCLDFESEKKNSLELQSQSLPSDTGDALGLGQGTVTPSNALALVQNFYFAVNMLDKINDRNLVRYVSFDPKKRRNQESCPDMVRRFLIGLVCYNNGISSSKLTKHVKKQKKMIAYFQTLELSEFCPQRLLEVLHCVYGTDNLRLISSLDVTLDKELSFLDTRLTPPDVFVLKKVLQRSEEKVSLDLRKTGIDQKGLKELISLKKIRSYRASLSDTVNLWKMLLANGHTVLLKKCIKKFTLEPFKLESLKDVTDLKALVDIQNDVCNCALNSCLEITEIPAVKNLKRLTFGLGKKHGQDGFLKLVEILPKLPALQHLDLNNLTENHIGDKGVEKLAEKFPELQCLQALDLSQNNITGVGAKKLAAALPSLHSLQTLSLFNNNVCDMGAEELASILPDMTSLEALHLDCNRITCTGAEKLAASLQKCPKMRSLRMYSMTIPHGTLQRLQQRDSRISCLTIG